The genomic segment CTTGACACCCCACACACaaaacagggccctgacacactgtgagacccgacacacataacggtcctgacgcactgtgagacccgacacacacATAACAGGCTCCTGATATACTGTGATAcctcacacactcctgacaggtgactgacacactgtgagaccccaaatacaactgacagggtcctgacacactgtgagaccccacacacacctgagcgtgtcctgacacactctgagaccaCACACAatcctgagagggtcctgacacactgtgagacccaccaCTCAAcggacagggtccggacacaccgtgacaccacacacacacccctgacaagctccagtcacactgtgagactccacacacgcaaaacaggatcctgacacactgtgagaccgcacacagcCCCCAAAgggtcgtgacacactgtgagacaccacaaacGCATCACAGGGTcgtgacacactatgagaccacaCACATACCTGGCCgtgtcctggcacactgtgataCCTCAAACACTCTTGACAAGTtttggacacactgtgagaccccacataactctgagagggttctgacacactttGAGACCACTAACTCACCTGACAGGGTCTTGACAAACTCTGAGACACCCCACCAcacctgacaggatcctgacatactctgagaccccacacacccctgacagggcactgatacactgtgagacgcctcacacccctgacagggacctgacccactgtgagacaccagacacaactgacagggtcctgacacactgtgagactccacaaaCACTTGACAACAtcctgacacactctgagacGCCACACATcactgacaggatcctgacactctgtgagaccactgacagggtgctgacactctgtgaaaccccacacacccctgacagggtcctgagacACTGTGAGATGCAACACACCATTggcatggtcctgacacactatcaGGCCCCACAGGTCCCTGACAGCTTCCTGACACAGTGTGCGACCCTATACACCTCTGACAGgtatctgacacactgtgagatctcACACATCCCTGGCAGGGTCTTGACAAATTGTGAAgcaccacacatccctgacagggtgacgatgagaggggagggggagctgTGATTCCCTGACCCGTTTCTCTCACAGAATGCCCACTatcctttcctccatctccagATGCCACATCAACACTGGGGACTAAAAGTTTCTTCCACAGGAAGAAAATGACAGCTGTGACAGTAGAGGGAGTTTGTCCAGTACGGGACAGTCGGGGGTCAGTGAACTACCAGGGTAATACTCACCTTCACAGCACAGTTAATTGTGAAATGTGATGATCTGGTGTTTATCTGGACCAGGCCTCTCTGTCCAGTCAGGGGTCTGTTTATCAAATTTACTGTTCGAGCATCCATTGATGAATCCAATTCATGCAAGAGCTTTGAGCTAACTCTTGTGTGCTTAAATACTGAGTTCTGAGTTGAGGCATGTAACAGTTTGTTCACTGTCTGTTTccatggaagatgttcaacagaaacacaaggagactctgcgggcacaaactgaaaccctgagagtgaacacgatcctgatgagggagaaggtgaaggttttccagctggttgatcgatacgctgagctcacggtcatttctactgttcgagatcggagactggtggaacatgagctgctggcaagaggcagagaccacgaggagtggagagaggaacatcTCCGTGGAGAGCTGGAAAAAATCCGGACTGATCAGTTGTTCCAGAGCAGCTTTTTCCGGAGTAAATCCAAATCCAGGAGTTCGGCAACAGTGGCCGGAGTCGCGgggatcgggaaaacaacaatggtacaaaagattgtttatgactgggccacagggaaaatataccaacaattccagtttgtcttcagctTCAAATTCCGAGATTTAAACAGTATTAACTGTCGAATAAACCTGagggaactgattctggatcagtatccttactttgggaatatcctcagagaggtctggaagaacccagagggattgctgtttatattcgatggtttggatgaattcaaacacagaatcgattttgctgacagtcggagagatacagaacccaagcaccagtgcccagatcccgagtggtggtgtgaagtgtctgacattgtgtacagtttaatccagggcaagctgctcccagggtgttcagtgctggtgaccacccgccccactgcgttacatttattggaaaaggcagagatcagtgtctgggctgaaatcctgggatttgatagtgaggaacggaaggaatatttcatcaggcattttgaagatcagacagtggcagcagctgttttcaaacacgtgaaggagaacgagatcctgtacaccatgagctacaacccctcctactgctggatcctcgttctggcactgggccccttcttcacacaaagagtcagggacccgcagcgagttcccaagaccatcacccaactgtattcctactatatttacaacatcctgaaaaaccacggccgtgagattaagaacccccgtgatgtgttactcagggttggtcagatggccttcagaggagtgtacgataagaagattgtgtttacagatggagatttgatcaactacaatctgcagccttcccagttcctgtccgggttcctgatggagcttttggagagagaggattcagtccggagcgtggtgtacacattcccacatctcaccatccaagagtttgtagctgcagtcgcacaattcctgaatccacatcccggggatatcctgaaattcctcactgaagcccacagcacgacagatgggcgatttgaggtatttctccgttttgttgctggtctctccaacccaatgacagctcggggcctggaggagtttctgggcccatttcctcatcaaacaacctgccaggtgattgactgggtgaaggaggaggttaaacgGCAGAGTGGAAACACGGGGAGTGTagctggtaaaaggagcctcctgaacacattgcactacctgtttgagtctcagaatcgtggactggctcgggccgcactgggatctgtgaaaacactttcattcagtggaatgacactgaccccgattgactgcgcggtcctgtctcatgtcatcggactctgtgatacaataaaacacctcGACCTGGCTGTctgccacattcagtgtgaaggaatccagcggctgggacccgggctgcacaagtgccaggAGTTGAGGTAACTTGATTTATCTCTCACTCTGAACTGTGAAACTGTCCCATTGTGTTGTTTCAATGTAAAGGGATTTGGGTAAAACTGTGATAAATACGATTGTGAAGAATTGTGACAAATGCCATCACCCTTCGTCCTGTGGGATCTCTGTTCCCCATCCCCGTTCCTCCTTCATCCCTGCCCCTCCCGACCCTCTCACATCAGGAACACGTTTCTGACCATCGGGGAATGGGACAGAATATGTGGAGTTTACAGGGTCACACCGACAGACTAAATTACTGACATTtggtgaataccctggagctgggcagtgagggacattgacagtgatgggaactccgatcagtgatttactgaagggtttaatgtttcctgaaatatccgagtgagagaaattccctcagacccgcagtttgaatcactttgttaatcaatttgtctgtttgtcTTTAGACTGAGTTTTAATgacctgggagattcaggagtgaaactggtgtctgcggctctgaggaacccggagtgtaaaatacagaaactggggtaagtaccagactgtgggagactgtgtttacagtcactgggtgtctgacactgaacattaatgtgatcagtaactgtgttactgataaacactggggatttgtaccgtctcctgtctctctgtgtccttcaccctcactctctctcatctccaggctggaaagtgtcggtctcacagattctggtgccgaggatctcgtctccgctctcagtacaaacccatcactgacggagctgaacctgagtgataataaactgggagattcaggagtgaaactggtgtctgcggctctgaggaacccggagtgtaaaatacagacactgtggtaagtaccagactgtgggagattgtg from the Mobula birostris isolate sMobBir1 chromosome 13, sMobBir1.hap1, whole genome shotgun sequence genome contains:
- the LOC140208388 gene encoding LOW QUALITY PROTEIN: NACHT, LRR and PYD domains-containing protein 3-like (The sequence of the model RefSeq protein was modified relative to this genomic sequence to represent the inferred CDS: deleted 2 bases in 1 codon), with amino-acid sequence MDNGMSSGGVPVTSTSGKDTGPGSVITELLASWNDSQLLQLTDFYRDRLEQAMEGGVHEVSLGLTAENQFSGEEHRKISDLADKGERADSSKLLLSLVMEKGSRARRVMWETFVKMQIGVPKLDKILKEIQIYGCDPSHRPIPAQLLLEFLSELKDVQQKHKETLRAQTETLRVNTILMREKVKVFQLVDRYAELTVISTVRDRRLVEHELLARGRDHEEWREEHLRGELEKIRTDQLFQSSFFRSKSKSRSSATVAGVAGIGKTTMVQKIVYDWATGKIYQQFQFVFSFKFRDLNSINCRINLRELILDQYPYFGNILREVWKNPEGLLFIFDGLDEFKHRIDFADSRRDTEPKHQCPDPEWWCEVSDIVYSLIQGKLLPGCSVLVTTRPTALHLLEKAEISVWAEILGFDSEERKEYFIRHFEDQTVAAAVFKHVKENEILYTMSYNPSYCWILVLALGPFFTQRVRDPQRVPKTITQLYSYYIYNILKNHGREIKNPRDVLLRVGQMAFRGVYDKKIVFTDGDLINYNLQPSQFLSGFLMELLEREDSVRSVVYTFPHLTIQEFVAAVAQFLNPHPGDILKFLTEAHSTTDGRFEVFLRFVAGLSNPMTARGLEEFLGPFPHQTTCQVIDWVKEEVKRQSGNTGSVAGKRSLLNTLHYLFESQNRGLARAALGSVKTLSFSGMTLTPIDCAVLSHVIGLCDTIKHLDLAVCHIQCEGIQRLGPGLHKCQELRLSFNDLGDSGVKLVSAALRNPECKIQKLGSTRLWETVFTVTGCLTLNINVISNCVTDKHWGFVPSPVSLCPSPSLSLISRLESVGLTDSGAEDLVSALSTNPSLTELNLSDNKLGDSGVKLVSAALRNPECKIQTLWLYRVGLTDSGAEDLVSALSTNPSLTELSLGLNSLTDRSVPGLRRLILTLPSLERIGLGNNRFSETGEKELRSLQEPRPRLRVTV